A section of the bacterium genome encodes:
- a CDS encoding glutamate synthase-related protein, with protein sequence MPPKYHIETQNVPNRLPTISRSGVVAWEEGCLKCARCVKKQCVYKVYETRKLDPGQMRESLDFACKDCFRCVQNCPRNLIQKTLEPKFLALGDNYWTGEIISKLWYQAETGRIPVSGAGYGGAFSGPGFDSMWTDMSEIVRPTRDGIHGREYISTAVDLGRKPMALCFGPQGELLSAVSPLMEIPIPVILDRLPWSPPSKGIQLAILKAAKALGTLAATGPAVWDPEMEPCKEAALWGIPQDLEELPWWLAHGPHLVELNDGPSVLEKQGRLKELNPEILVMVRLVLSRESGKRVVELARGGAEVIHLKADPWGKEKGDSPRFVLQAVREIHFHLVEAGIRDALTMVAGGGVAMAEHMCKLIIAGADAVSVDVPLLVAMECRVCRRCQEGLSCPVGLEEVNPGWGAARIRNLMAAWHNQLLEVMGAMGMRDVRRLKGEMGRAMFFEDLEREVFSSLGRRS encoded by the coding sequence ATGCCCCCCAAGTACCACATAGAGACCCAAAATGTTCCCAACCGCTTGCCAACCATCTCCCGTTCAGGGGTGGTGGCCTGGGAAGAAGGCTGTCTCAAGTGTGCCCGTTGCGTGAAGAAGCAATGTGTTTACAAGGTCTATGAGACAAGAAAACTGGATCCGGGGCAGATGAGGGAGTCCCTGGATTTCGCCTGCAAGGACTGTTTTCGCTGCGTACAGAACTGCCCCAGGAATTTGATCCAAAAGACCCTGGAGCCCAAATTCCTCGCCCTGGGAGACAACTACTGGACAGGGGAGATCATATCAAAGCTTTGGTATCAGGCCGAGACAGGCCGGATTCCCGTATCCGGTGCCGGGTACGGAGGGGCCTTCTCTGGCCCAGGCTTCGATTCCATGTGGACTGACATGTCCGAGATCGTGAGGCCCACCAGGGACGGGATCCATGGCAGGGAATACATAAGCACGGCGGTGGATCTGGGGAGAAAGCCCATGGCCCTTTGTTTCGGGCCACAAGGGGAGTTGCTTTCTGCTGTGTCGCCGCTAATGGAAATACCCATCCCGGTGATATTGGACAGGCTTCCCTGGTCTCCCCCCTCCAAGGGGATCCAACTGGCCATACTCAAGGCTGCCAAGGCCCTGGGAACTCTGGCTGCCACCGGCCCCGCAGTTTGGGATCCGGAAATGGAGCCTTGTAAAGAGGCTGCCCTGTGGGGAATCCCCCAGGACTTGGAAGAGCTTCCTTGGTGGCTGGCCCATGGGCCTCATCTGGTGGAACTCAATGATGGGCCCTCGGTCTTGGAAAAGCAGGGCAGGCTCAAGGAGCTCAACCCAGAGATCCTGGTGATGGTTCGTCTGGTCCTGAGCAGGGAATCAGGCAAAAGAGTGGTAGAGCTGGCCCGAGGGGGAGCCGAGGTGATCCACCTCAAGGCTGATCCCTGGGGTAAGGAAAAGGGGGATTCTCCAAGGTTCGTGCTGCAGGCAGTCAGGGAGATTCACTTCCATCTGGTGGAGGCTGGCATCAGAGATGCCTTGACAATGGTGGCAGGCGGTGGAGTGGCCATGGCCGAACACATGTGCAAGCTCATCATAGCAGGGGCAGACGCCGTGTCTGTTGATGTGCCGCTGCTTGTGGCCATGGAGTGCCGGGTGTGCAGGAGGTGCCAGGAAGGGCTTTCCTGCCCTGTGGGGCTGGAGGAAGTGAATCCCGGCTGGGGTGCTGCCAGGATAAGAAATCTCATGGCCGCCTGGCATAACCAGCTCCTGGAGGTCATGGGGGCCATGGGCATGAGGGATGTGAGGAGGCTCAAAGGGGAGATGGGCCGGGCAATGTTTTTCGAAGACCTGGAGCGTGAGGTGTTCTCGAGCCTGGGTAGGAGGAGCTGA
- a CDS encoding glutamate synthase, with product MLLQDKKLFGPLSLSRRAEAILASRARLRPRQDSTCGGLRSPEAQEGGCGVVGFACNLKVRGKHIFSPSFQMHNRGNGKGGGIAAVGLDPEQLGVDEETLKKDFLIQIAFIDPSVVQDLEEEFIRPHFRVDHQAWLQTVGDYREVPGLEMEPPRVKRYFVRVLPGVLERFRQEVGLADLELEDVEEEFVCQNTFQINMRYYSSMGEKKAFVLSHGRDMMILKIVGYAEQVTQYYCMEDLRAHIWIAHQRYPTRGRVWHPGGAHPFVGLDEALVHNGDFANYFAVAQYLRQRNIYPLFLTDTEVSALMFDLLHRVYRYPLEYIIEALAPTTEMDFDRLPQAKKQVYRSIQASHIQGSPDGPWFFIIARNLHRQNAYQLIGITDTSMLRPQVFALQISQEIQIGLVCSEKQAIDATLQSLASEDHRFGKVADLYWNARGGSYTDGGAFIFTVKGKESEGSELVCTDKFGRRITVEEHAPALEARGKLRASPLVAEIRKPLDQFLYDQDPLSGFTFLSQRMRALNYSQLLSIVDHLVNLGRDQEMLDGVIGVLTLLLDRRYPTGEKRRRSVVEMILEGLDRIFRTLPVLNGAVGYRFSRIDFSNRGNLRPPEEGEEVLVVDAGDFPPEGEDCDARLICRAHALGWKRFIGYGYRGQRFLGCGLGPDTRGVRIDAYGSTGDYLGSGMDGMEIQVHGNGQDQLGQILKAGKLVVHGDVGQTFMYGAKGGEVYVLGNAAGRPLINAVGRPRVVINGTALDFLAESFMAGDPHKGGGFVVLNGLQVDSQGNVFPQPTPYPGSNLFSLASGGAIFVRDPHRQLVQEQLNGGEFLPFTEEDWNLILPYLKENEELFGISITDHLLRVQGESLPPAEVYRTIRPRKSSVLSGDGLEEWE from the coding sequence ATGCTACTTCAAGATAAGAAACTCTTCGGCCCATTGAGTCTCTCAAGAAGAGCTGAGGCCATTTTGGCTTCAAGAGCCAGGCTGAGGCCCCGGCAGGATTCTACCTGTGGGGGGCTGCGAAGCCCGGAGGCCCAGGAGGGGGGTTGTGGTGTGGTAGGTTTTGCCTGCAATCTGAAGGTTAGAGGAAAGCACATCTTCTCTCCCTCTTTCCAGATGCATAACCGTGGAAACGGCAAAGGCGGTGGCATTGCAGCCGTGGGCCTGGATCCAGAACAGTTGGGGGTGGATGAAGAAACCCTGAAGAAGGATTTCCTGATCCAGATCGCCTTCATAGATCCCTCGGTGGTGCAAGACCTTGAGGAAGAATTCATAAGGCCTCATTTCAGAGTGGACCATCAGGCCTGGCTTCAGACCGTTGGGGATTATAGGGAAGTCCCAGGCCTGGAGATGGAACCCCCAAGGGTTAAGCGTTACTTTGTGCGTGTTTTGCCCGGGGTGCTGGAGAGGTTTCGGCAAGAGGTGGGCCTGGCCGATCTGGAGCTGGAAGATGTAGAAGAGGAATTTGTTTGCCAAAACACCTTCCAGATAAACATGCGCTACTATAGCTCCATGGGGGAAAAAAAGGCCTTTGTGCTTTCCCATGGAAGGGACATGATGATCCTGAAGATCGTGGGATATGCCGAGCAGGTCACCCAGTACTATTGCATGGAGGACCTAAGAGCCCACATCTGGATAGCCCACCAGCGCTATCCCACACGGGGCAGGGTCTGGCATCCGGGAGGAGCACATCCCTTTGTAGGTCTGGATGAAGCCCTTGTGCACAACGGTGATTTTGCAAATTACTTTGCGGTGGCTCAGTACCTGAGGCAAAGAAATATATATCCGCTTTTTCTTACCGACACAGAGGTTTCGGCACTGATGTTCGACCTCCTCCATAGAGTGTACCGTTATCCTTTGGAATACATAATCGAGGCCCTGGCCCCAACCACAGAGATGGATTTTGACAGGCTCCCCCAGGCCAAAAAGCAAGTTTACAGAAGTATCCAGGCTTCTCACATCCAGGGCTCCCCGGACGGTCCATGGTTTTTCATCATAGCCAGGAACCTCCACAGACAAAACGCTTATCAGTTGATAGGCATCACGGACACCTCCATGCTCAGGCCTCAGGTCTTTGCTCTTCAGATCAGCCAGGAAATTCAGATCGGACTGGTCTGCTCGGAGAAACAGGCCATTGACGCAACCCTGCAGAGCTTGGCCTCTGAGGACCACCGTTTTGGAAAGGTAGCGGATCTTTATTGGAACGCCAGGGGTGGCAGCTATACAGATGGTGGGGCCTTCATTTTCACAGTAAAGGGCAAGGAATCAGAAGGCTCGGAACTGGTGTGTACCGACAAGTTTGGACGCCGAATCACGGTTGAGGAGCATGCGCCTGCCCTGGAGGCAAGGGGAAAGCTCAGGGCTTCTCCTTTGGTGGCGGAGATCAGAAAACCCCTGGACCAATTCCTTTACGATCAGGATCCCCTTTCAGGCTTCACCTTTTTGTCCCAAAGGATGAGGGCACTGAATTACTCGCAGCTTCTCAGCATAGTAGATCATTTGGTTAACCTGGGTAGAGACCAGGAGATGCTGGATGGGGTCATAGGAGTCTTGACCCTTCTTCTGGACAGGCGGTATCCCACGGGGGAAAAAAGAAGGCGCTCAGTGGTGGAGATGATCCTGGAGGGCCTGGACAGAATCTTCAGAACCCTTCCTGTACTAAACGGAGCAGTGGGTTACAGGTTCTCCAGGATAGACTTTTCAAACAGGGGCAACCTCAGGCCCCCCGAGGAGGGGGAAGAGGTCCTGGTGGTTGATGCAGGGGACTTTCCTCCAGAAGGAGAGGACTGCGACGCAAGACTCATTTGCCGTGCCCATGCCTTGGGCTGGAAGCGCTTCATCGGTTATGGATACAGGGGACAGAGATTCTTGGGCTGCGGGCTTGGGCCTGACACAAGAGGTGTGCGCATTGACGCATATGGCAGCACAGGCGATTACCTGGGCTCAGGGATGGACGGCATGGAGATACAGGTGCATGGAAACGGCCAGGACCAGTTGGGTCAGATTCTCAAGGCAGGCAAGCTGGTGGTACACGGGGATGTGGGCCAAACCTTCATGTATGGAGCCAAGGGAGGGGAGGTTTACGTGCTGGGGAACGCTGCCGGAAGACCTCTCATAAATGCTGTGGGAAGACCGAGGGTAGTCATAAACGGGACTGCTCTGGATTTTTTGGCCGAGTCCTTCATGGCAGGAGATCCTCACAAAGGGGGCGGCTTCGTGGTGTTGAACGGCCTGCAGGTGGACAGCCAGGGTAATGTTTTCCCCCAGCCTACCCCGTACCCGGGTTCCAACCTTTTTTCTCTAGCCTCAGGCGGAGCTATTTTTGTGAGGGATCCTCACAGGCAGCTGGTGCAGGAGCAGTTAAACGGCGGGGAGTTCCTTCCCTTCACCGAGGAGGACTGGAACCTTATCCTGCCCTACCTAAAGGAAAACGAGGAGCTTTTCGGCATCTCCATAACGGATCACCTGCTCAGGGTGCAAGGTGAAAGCCTTCCGCCGGCCGAGGTATACAGGACCATCAGGCCCAGGAAAAGCTCTGTGCTTTCAGGTGATGGCTTGGAGGAATGGGAATGA
- the amrB gene encoding AmmeMemoRadiSam system protein B: protein MEEQRPRIRPGVELLPTLHQGQQAFVLRDRWGISPDLVLKDKGALILSLMDGVNDLRDIQVMLMRRWGLALVGMEELKELIENLDAHFLLDNQRFQLRKKELVQEFRNAVVRLPAHAGSAYPAQPGPLQDYLKALLGVSEAGRESLSADLQSPPSGLVLPHIDLERGGSCYAKGYAVLKPFVKDFDLFVILGTCHLPMESPICLTDKTFRTPLGDVHSAQDLVREVCRLAGRDLFAEELVHKVEHSVEIQVVLLRFLAGETCNSFRILPVLLGGFHRMMENRELPSADPELEAGIRALKEVLNNYPGRACIIASADLAHLGPQFGDPGAVSYPELGRAEREDLSMLQWVMKGNPDGFYRHIMAEGDRRRICGLPPIYVWLRVLEGKEVRLIDYAQAHHPQCTVTFASLGAW from the coding sequence ATGGAGGAACAACGTCCCAGAATTAGACCCGGCGTCGAACTGTTGCCCACCTTGCACCAGGGCCAGCAGGCCTTTGTACTTCGCGACCGGTGGGGAATTTCCCCGGATTTGGTGCTGAAGGATAAAGGCGCACTAATTCTGTCCTTGATGGATGGAGTCAACGACCTTAGGGATATTCAGGTAATGTTGATGAGACGCTGGGGGCTGGCCCTTGTGGGGATGGAAGAGTTGAAAGAGTTGATTGAGAATCTGGACGCTCATTTTCTCTTGGACAATCAGAGATTTCAACTCAGGAAAAAGGAGCTTGTCCAAGAGTTTAGAAACGCCGTGGTTCGACTACCGGCTCACGCAGGTAGCGCCTATCCTGCCCAGCCTGGACCGCTCCAGGATTATTTGAAGGCTCTTTTGGGTGTTTCAGAGGCCGGTCGGGAGTCCTTAAGCGCAGATCTGCAGAGTCCGCCGTCTGGCCTGGTCCTGCCCCACATAGACTTGGAGCGTGGAGGAAGCTGTTACGCCAAGGGGTACGCTGTCCTGAAACCCTTCGTAAAGGATTTCGATCTTTTCGTCATCCTGGGGACCTGTCATCTTCCCATGGAATCGCCTATTTGCCTGACAGACAAGACATTTCGGACACCCCTGGGGGATGTGCACAGCGCGCAAGATCTGGTCAGAGAGGTTTGCCGGTTGGCAGGCCGGGACCTTTTCGCCGAGGAACTGGTTCATAAGGTAGAACACAGTGTGGAGATACAGGTCGTGCTTCTTCGGTTCTTGGCGGGGGAAACATGCAATTCCTTCAGAATCCTTCCGGTGTTACTGGGAGGGTTTCACCGCATGATGGAGAATCGGGAGCTTCCTTCCGCAGACCCTGAGCTGGAAGCCGGGATAAGAGCTCTCAAGGAAGTTTTGAATAACTACCCGGGCAGGGCGTGTATAATAGCCAGCGCTGATCTGGCCCACCTGGGCCCGCAGTTCGGTGATCCTGGAGCCGTCTCGTACCCAGAGCTGGGCCGGGCTGAAAGAGAAGATTTGAGCATGCTCCAGTGGGTCATGAAAGGCAACCCGGATGGGTTTTACCGTCACATCATGGCAGAAGGTGACCGACGGCGCATATGCGGTCTTCCTCCCATTTATGTTTGGCTTCGTGTCCTGGAGGGCAAAGAGGTGAGGCTCATAGACTACGCTCAAGCTCATCACCCCCAATGTACAGTCACCTTTGCCAGCCTGGGAGCCTGGTGA
- a CDS encoding methylenetetrahydrofolate reductase, which produces MKHRSNLQAVLEGAHFAVTAECGPPRGADSQALREKAQILKGCVDAVNVTDNQTAVVRLCSLASCAILKEMGLDPVLQMTTRDRNRIALQSDLLGASALGIRNVLCLSGDHVCFGSEPQAMGVFDLDSIQLLYAARTMRDQGKFIGGGALSDPPKLFLGAVENPFADPLGFRARRLAKKVAAGAQFIQTQCIYNLERFREWMKQVRDLGLDQKTHILAGLTPLKSARMARYMKEKVAGMDLPDAILERMEKVPASKQTQEGIKIALETIEALREIPGLRGIHIMAVEWEQVVPQLVADSGLLPRPSVDRGQ; this is translated from the coding sequence TTGAAACACAGAAGCAACCTGCAAGCGGTCTTGGAGGGGGCCCATTTTGCCGTGACTGCAGAGTGCGGACCACCCAGGGGAGCGGATTCCCAAGCCTTGAGGGAAAAGGCACAGATACTCAAAGGCTGCGTGGACGCGGTCAACGTCACCGACAATCAAACAGCAGTTGTTCGCCTTTGCAGCCTGGCCTCCTGTGCCATCCTCAAAGAGATGGGTCTGGACCCGGTTCTTCAGATGACCACCAGGGACAGAAATCGCATAGCACTTCAATCGGACCTGCTCGGGGCCTCTGCCTTGGGAATTCGTAATGTATTGTGTCTGAGCGGGGACCATGTCTGTTTCGGAAGCGAGCCTCAGGCCATGGGGGTTTTCGATCTGGACTCGATTCAGCTCCTCTATGCTGCGAGAACAATGCGGGATCAGGGAAAGTTCATAGGGGGAGGAGCCCTCAGCGATCCTCCTAAGCTTTTCTTGGGAGCCGTGGAAAACCCTTTCGCCGATCCTTTGGGTTTCCGGGCCAGGAGGCTTGCCAAGAAGGTGGCAGCCGGGGCTCAGTTCATCCAGACCCAGTGCATCTACAACCTGGAGCGTTTCAGAGAATGGATGAAGCAGGTCAGGGACCTGGGTCTTGACCAAAAGACCCATATTTTGGCCGGGCTGACTCCGTTAAAATCGGCCCGCATGGCGCGATACATGAAGGAAAAGGTGGCTGGCATGGATCTGCCCGATGCCATCTTGGAACGCATGGAAAAGGTGCCTGCCAGCAAGCAAACCCAAGAAGGGATCAAGATCGCTTTGGAGACCATCGAGGCTTTGAGGGAGATCCCAGGGCTCCGAGGTATACACATAATGGCAGTAGAGTGGGAGCAGGTCGTTCCACAACTGGTGGCAGACTCGGGTTTGCTGCCAAGGCCCAGTGTTGATAGAGGTCAGTGA
- a CDS encoding glutamate synthase-related protein → MAEGSKGFSFPEVRRAPSRFRNPLAQYRLTIQSNCDNCQLCVQLCPHGVFLPGARKPRISNPQMCSGPDCGFEDYCCVTRCPQKAISLKPNPSFELLGDLRWTPELLASTWHMAETGDIPHQGWNYRTGGSGGGFDKLRFLFPPKKGLYFNEKDISLSIALNRTGDGRPQIEIPVPFYLGGMSYGSISIHAMLSRVKAAASWGTFCCTGEGGYPDELTPYDHHIITQVATGLFGVREETIQRVRIVEFKYAQGAKPGLGGHLLGDKVTESVARMREAVAGSALFSPFPFHSVYSVEDHKKHIDWIKQVNPRALVAVKVSTPTDVDMVAVGSFFAGAHILQLDGSYGGTGAAPDIAKKNIAMPIEYAVAKVHRFLTNEGVRDKITLIASGGIRTPHDMAKIIALGADGVCLGTADLVALECVRCHNCESGRGCARGIATTDPELTELIQPHWGAQRIINMYSAWMKVLRSILRRLGMRSVRELVGRWDALVHLDHLQPEGIQGEIEN, encoded by the coding sequence ATGGCCGAAGGTTCCAAAGGCTTTTCGTTCCCTGAGGTGAGAAGAGCGCCCAGCCGCTTTCGAAATCCTCTGGCCCAGTACCGCCTCACCATCCAAAGCAATTGTGATAACTGCCAGCTGTGTGTGCAGCTCTGTCCCCACGGGGTATTTCTTCCAGGAGCCAGGAAACCCAGGATTTCCAATCCCCAGATGTGTTCAGGCCCGGATTGCGGCTTCGAGGATTACTGCTGTGTGACACGTTGCCCACAAAAGGCCATATCCCTAAAACCCAATCCCTCTTTTGAACTACTTGGGGACCTGAGATGGACTCCTGAGCTGCTTGCCAGCACATGGCATATGGCAGAGACCGGGGACATACCTCATCAGGGTTGGAATTACCGCACAGGAGGTTCAGGGGGAGGATTCGACAAGTTGAGGTTCCTCTTTCCCCCCAAAAAAGGTCTATACTTCAACGAAAAGGACATTTCCCTCTCCATAGCTCTTAACCGCACAGGAGATGGTAGGCCTCAGATAGAGATTCCAGTTCCCTTTTATCTGGGGGGCATGTCCTACGGGTCCATAAGCATCCATGCCATGCTCTCTAGGGTGAAGGCCGCAGCTTCCTGGGGGACCTTCTGCTGCACTGGTGAGGGGGGGTATCCCGATGAGCTGACTCCCTATGACCATCACATCATCACCCAGGTGGCCACAGGGCTGTTTGGGGTCAGGGAGGAGACCATACAGAGGGTGCGCATAGTGGAGTTCAAATACGCCCAGGGGGCCAAGCCCGGTCTCGGAGGACATCTTCTGGGAGACAAAGTCACGGAGTCGGTGGCCAGAATGAGAGAAGCTGTGGCAGGCAGCGCCCTTTTCTCTCCTTTCCCTTTTCACAGCGTTTATTCGGTGGAGGACCACAAGAAACACATAGACTGGATAAAACAGGTCAATCCCAGGGCCCTGGTGGCCGTAAAGGTTTCCACACCCACGGATGTGGACATGGTGGCCGTGGGAAGCTTCTTCGCCGGAGCTCATATCTTACAGCTGGACGGCAGCTACGGAGGTACAGGGGCTGCCCCAGACATAGCCAAGAAGAACATCGCCATGCCCATCGAGTACGCTGTGGCCAAGGTACACCGTTTCCTCACCAATGAAGGGGTGCGAGACAAGATCACCTTGATCGCCTCCGGTGGGATCAGAACCCCCCACGATATGGCCAAGATCATAGCCTTGGGTGCGGATGGAGTGTGCCTGGGAACAGCGGATCTGGTGGCTCTGGAATGTGTACGATGTCACAACTGCGAGTCTGGAAGGGGATGCGCCCGAGGCATTGCCACCACTGATCCGGAGCTCACAGAACTCATACAGCCCCATTGGGGAGCCCAGCGCATCATCAACATGTATTCAGCCTGGATGAAGGTGCTTCGCTCCATTCTTAGAAGGCTGGGAATGAGAAGCGTCAGGGAGCTGGTGGGCAGGTGGGACGCTCTTGTGCACCTGGACCATCTCCAGCCTGAAGGCATCCAGGGTGAGATTGAGAACTAG